Proteins encoded by one window of bacterium:
- a CDS encoding SLBB domain-containing protein produces the protein MKKLLLLIILVIILVSLNWFTKAHAQDLGQMSEDDKAALLQKYQSMARSQTSTTTYETPDMYDSTSVIRLPESQPPKTATKPKSKAQPLDATGRPLPTVKADNQNSPADDLPSFEELRPFGLELFAGPRESAPPDDIASAGDYILGPGDNVVISLWGRVEGEYNLTVDREGKVFIPKVGELSVWGKKLDDFRDYAHNRFSQVYSEFQLNVSLGKIRSIRIYLTGEVNHPGAYTVSSLTSLFNALYLAGGPNENGSMRDIRLMRGGKQVVSMDLYKFLLEGDNRSDLRLESGDAIFVPVAGPRVGIRGEIRRPAIYELTHNETSLELVKLAGNALPQAHLDRVLLERITPKGAWEVRDLNLNATAGPKLTDIALTDGDRMTVYSIFDFKKNVVSVAGQVKHPGVYERGEATRVLDLVLRGELQDYDVYFDRADLFRRFADYRVEVIPISLTAILAGDSTQNIMLTDRDSLYVYRIQDVERERTVFIGGEVDRPGIYPLYDQMTVGDLIFLAGSYTRAASRLQGEIARIDSLGEVSLEYVNLTDSVSLASVLDEDDRVYVRTIPEWRLHRTIRIDGEVMFPGEYVMSSRDETLSNLLRRVGGFTSNAFPKGAIFERRSINRKLDQMQVAKVLENSAPIIEDSLGRLHTELIVNYDSTQVNRIIIDLDKVLASDGELGDLVLQPGDQIHIPPRPSGITVVGAVGATGTIKYAGGHDVRHYVRQAGNFTPRADKKGTRLIKANGAVYSGGDVLGKRVEEGDVIVVPAKIEKESNWLRTATTALAATSSVLTTVLVIDKL, from the coding sequence ATGAAGAAACTGCTTCTACTCATTATCCTGGTGATCATACTGGTTTCCCTGAACTGGTTCACCAAGGCTCATGCCCAGGATCTGGGCCAGATGAGCGAAGATGACAAGGCCGCGTTGCTCCAGAAGTACCAATCAATGGCGCGCAGTCAGACTTCGACTACTACGTACGAAACCCCCGACATGTATGACAGCACTTCGGTGATTCGGCTTCCTGAAAGCCAGCCGCCAAAGACTGCAACCAAGCCGAAAAGCAAAGCACAGCCGCTGGATGCGACTGGAAGGCCATTGCCGACGGTGAAGGCCGACAATCAGAATTCGCCGGCAGATGATCTGCCGTCGTTTGAAGAATTGCGGCCATTCGGTCTCGAACTATTTGCCGGCCCTCGCGAGAGTGCGCCTCCGGATGATATCGCTTCCGCGGGTGATTACATTCTGGGTCCCGGAGACAACGTTGTTATCAGCTTGTGGGGACGAGTCGAAGGGGAATACAATTTGACTGTCGATCGGGAAGGGAAAGTTTTCATCCCGAAGGTGGGCGAATTGTCGGTTTGGGGGAAAAAGCTGGATGACTTTCGCGACTACGCGCACAATCGTTTCAGTCAGGTCTATTCAGAGTTTCAATTGAATGTCTCGCTGGGAAAGATCCGGTCGATCCGCATTTATCTGACCGGCGAAGTGAATCATCCCGGCGCGTACACTGTATCCTCGCTCACCTCGCTCTTTAACGCACTGTATCTCGCGGGCGGTCCGAATGAAAACGGGTCGATGCGCGATATCCGATTGATGCGCGGCGGGAAGCAGGTTGTATCGATGGACCTCTACAAATTTCTTTTGGAGGGAGATAATCGCTCCGATCTTCGTTTGGAATCAGGCGATGCAATTTTCGTTCCGGTGGCCGGCCCGCGTGTCGGTATTCGCGGTGAGATCCGCCGTCCGGCGATTTATGAACTGACCCACAATGAGACCTCGCTCGAGCTGGTCAAGCTGGCAGGGAATGCTCTGCCCCAGGCCCATCTCGATCGAGTGCTTTTGGAACGGATAACCCCCAAAGGGGCATGGGAGGTTCGAGATCTGAATCTCAACGCCACGGCCGGACCCAAACTTACCGATATCGCCCTGACTGATGGCGACCGGATGACCGTTTACTCTATCTTTGATTTCAAGAAAAACGTGGTCTCGGTGGCCGGTCAGGTGAAACATCCGGGAGTATACGAGCGTGGCGAAGCTACCCGTGTTCTTGACCTGGTGTTGCGCGGTGAACTTCAGGATTACGATGTTTATTTCGATCGCGCCGACCTGTTCCGTCGCTTTGCTGACTATCGGGTCGAGGTGATCCCGATCAGTCTGACCGCTATCCTGGCGGGAGATTCCACTCAAAATATCATGCTGACCGATCGCGACTCTCTCTATGTCTATCGGATACAGGATGTCGAACGTGAGCGGACGGTGTTCATCGGCGGTGAAGTTGACCGCCCCGGCATCTATCCACTCTATGACCAGATGACGGTGGGAGACCTGATCTTTCTCGCCGGTTCCTATACGCGTGCGGCATCCCGACTTCAGGGAGAGATCGCGCGGATCGATTCATTGGGCGAAGTCAGTCTTGAGTATGTCAACCTGACGGATTCCGTCAGTCTGGCCTCGGTGCTGGATGAGGATGACCGGGTGTACGTACGGACCATTCCGGAATGGCGCCTTCACCGCACGATCAGGATCGATGGTGAGGTGATGTTCCCGGGCGAGTACGTGATGTCGTCGCGGGACGAAACACTCTCGAACCTGCTCAGACGAGTCGGCGGATTCACCAGCAATGCGTTCCCCAAAGGAGCGATCTTTGAACGTCGTTCGATCAATCGGAAGCTGGATCAGATGCAGGTGGCCAAAGTGCTGGAGAACAGCGCGCCTATCATTGAGGATTCGCTGGGACGTCTGCATACCGAACTGATCGTCAATTATGATTCCACTCAGGTGAACCGGATCATTATCGATCTGGATAAAGTACTGGCCTCGGACGGAGAACTAGGCGATCTGGTACTCCAGCCCGGAGATCAGATCCATATCCCGCCGCGGCCGTCAGGGATCACGGTGGTGGGAGCGGTCGGCGCGACTGGAACGATCAAATACGCTGGTGGGCACGATGTGCGACACTACGTGCGCCAGGCGGGAAATTTCACTCCGCGAGCCGACAAAAAAGGGACTCGCCTGATCAAAGCCAATGGTGCCGTCTACTCCGGCGGCGATGTTTTGGGGAAACGAGTTGAAGAGGGGGATGTGATCGTGGTGCCGGCAAAGATTGAAAAGGAATCGAACTGGCTGAGAACCGCGACCACCGCACTCGCTGCAACCTCGAGCGTACTCACGACCGTGCTCGTGATAGACAAGTTATAA
- a CDS encoding aminotransferase class I/II-fold pyridoxal phosphate-dependent enzyme, whose translation MRTIPTVTESQVTELTRTLGHRLMVTPESIYPFMDFDEFLPELVSLVTRGTSRMVGGGHLSPDILIAADRANQSIHETLCVSPFSIDCDTIAGAITSPRDVVYIANPNRITGANVGLNDLRQLIERIPEGILIVDEYYFDYYGITALPLLQNYANVVVLRSFTASFGVGSSDSGFLIGSPTIVEHLAERMHVSSVSATKYKLLSTAMSNDEVLVNRLRGLHDEMLRISTVLTRMGIQNRISAADFLLIRVADVVATGNYLAKMRIPFDNLDGYPQLKGYLRYQVQSEFNNEQLINAFSRMPLDNYRVAGVDVRLTTLKRPSETVVEDPMPVRRSVRETVSEQPRSVRTRGNRQKQVTK comes from the coding sequence ATGCGTACAATCCCGACGGTCACAGAGAGCCAGGTCACAGAGTTGACCCGTACGCTCGGCCATCGTTTGATGGTGACCCCAGAATCGATCTACCCCTTCATGGATTTCGACGAATTCCTTCCTGAATTAGTCTCACTGGTAACTCGAGGCACAAGCCGCATGGTCGGCGGAGGGCACCTCTCCCCGGATATTCTGATCGCGGCCGACCGGGCCAATCAATCGATCCACGAGACGCTGTGTGTCTCCCCGTTCTCGATCGACTGCGATACGATCGCCGGCGCGATAACCTCGCCACGCGATGTCGTCTACATAGCCAATCCCAATCGAATCACCGGAGCCAATGTTGGCCTGAATGATCTGCGCCAACTGATCGAACGGATCCCGGAAGGGATACTGATCGTCGACGAGTACTATTTCGACTATTACGGCATCACCGCGCTGCCGTTGTTGCAGAATTATGCCAATGTCGTGGTATTGCGGTCGTTCACGGCGTCATTTGGCGTTGGTTCATCCGACTCCGGATTCCTGATCGGCTCTCCGACCATCGTCGAACACCTGGCAGAGCGGATGCATGTCAGCAGCGTGAGCGCTACCAAATACAAATTACTGTCGACCGCGATGAGCAATGACGAAGTGCTGGTCAACCGCTTGCGCGGCTTGCATGACGAAATGCTCCGTATCTCGACTGTCCTGACCCGGATGGGGATCCAGAATCGCATCAGCGCGGCGGATTTCCTTTTGATCCGAGTCGCCGATGTGGTCGCCACCGGCAATTATCTGGCGAAGATGCGTATTCCGTTCGACAATCTGGATGGCTACCCGCAACTCAAAGGATATCTCCGTTACCAGGTTCAGTCCGAGTTCAACAATGAGCAGTTGATCAACGCGTTCTCCCGCATGCCGCTGGACAATTATCGCGTGGCCGGTGTGGATGTCCGGTTGACGACGCTCAAGCGTCCAAGCGAAACAGTGGTAGAAGACCCGATGCCGGTGCGCCGTTCGGTACGCGAGACGGTTTCTGAACAGCCGCGTTCCGTGCGCACGCGAGGAAACAGACAGAAGCAGGTCACCAAATAA